From Phenylobacterium montanum, the proteins below share one genomic window:
- a CDS encoding adenosine deaminase: MSDLDGFIAGLPKAELHLHIEGSLQPEMMFALARRNRIAIPFDSVEQLRAAYTFSRLQDFLDIYYQGADVLRTEEDFHDLALAYFDRAAADTVVHAEIFFDPQTHTARGIPFGVVAEGLLAGMREAEARHGLTSKLILCFLRHLSEDDALATLREAEPWLEQITGVGLDSSELGHPPSKFRRVFTAAGERGLKRVAHAGEEGPPAYVIEALDLLHIDRLDHGNRSLEDEALTRRLAETGMTLTVCPLSNLKLCVVRDLGTHPIARMLQLGLRATVNSDDPAYFGGYINDNYRAVAPLLTRADLAALARNSFEGSFLDQNQIALRVASIEAYISE; this comes from the coding sequence ATGAGCGATCTCGACGGCTTCATCGCCGGCCTGCCCAAGGCCGAACTGCACCTGCACATCGAAGGCAGCCTGCAGCCGGAAATGATGTTCGCCCTAGCCCGGCGAAACCGCATCGCCATCCCCTTCGACAGCGTCGAGCAGCTCAGGGCAGCCTACACTTTCAGCCGACTACAGGACTTCCTGGACATCTACTATCAGGGCGCCGACGTGCTGAGGACCGAGGAGGATTTCCACGACCTCGCCCTCGCCTATTTCGACCGCGCCGCGGCGGACACTGTGGTCCACGCCGAGATCTTCTTCGACCCTCAGACCCACACTGCGCGCGGAATCCCCTTCGGCGTGGTCGCCGAGGGCCTATTGGCCGGGATGCGCGAGGCCGAGGCGCGGCACGGCCTGACCTCGAAACTGATCCTCTGCTTCCTGCGCCACCTGTCGGAAGACGACGCCTTGGCCACCCTGCGCGAGGCCGAGCCCTGGCTGGAGCAGATCACGGGGGTGGGTCTCGATTCCTCCGAACTCGGTCACCCGCCCTCCAAATTCCGTCGCGTGTTCACCGCCGCGGGAGAGCGCGGCCTGAAGCGCGTCGCCCACGCCGGCGAGGAAGGCCCGCCGGCCTATGTGATCGAGGCCCTGGACTTGCTGCACATAGACCGCCTGGACCACGGCAATCGCTCGCTGGAGGACGAGGCCCTGACCCGGCGCCTGGCCGAGACCGGCATGACCTTGACCGTGTGCCCGCTTTCGAACCTGAAGCTGTGCGTGGTCCGCGATCTTGGGACCCACCCGATCGCCCGCATGTTGCAACTAGGATTGCGCGCTACGGTGAATTCCGACGATCCGGCCTATTTCGGGGGCTATATCAACGACAATTACCGCGCCGTGGCCCCCCTGCTCACCAGGGCCGATCTGGCTGCCTTGGCCAGGAACAGCTTTGAAGGCTCATTCCTCGACCAGAACCAAATCGCCTTGCGCGTGGCCTCAATCGAGGCCTACATCTCCGAATAA
- a CDS encoding DUF1236 domain-containing protein, giving the protein MKRFILAASAASLLLASAPAFAQTTTTDSQANPDGSTTTTQTTVTKKGSTGAGVGVAGGAVAGAVVGGPIGAAVGAVAGGIAGATVDPPKEVKTYVRTQRAAPVDYDGPVALGDTLPDSVTTYDVPRYERYHWTYIHGQKLLIDERTHKIVSIVNDE; this is encoded by the coding sequence ATGAAACGGTTCATTCTGGCCGCCAGCGCCGCCAGCCTGTTGCTGGCCTCAGCCCCGGCCTTTGCACAGACCACCACTACCGACAGTCAGGCGAACCCTGACGGCTCGACCACCACCACCCAGACCACGGTGACCAAGAAAGGCAGCACCGGCGCCGGCGTCGGCGTGGCCGGCGGCGCGGTGGCCGGCGCGGTGGTCGGCGGCCCGATCGGCGCGGCTGTGGGCGCGGTGGCCGGCGGCATCGCTGGCGCGACGGTCGACCCGCCCAAGGAGGTCAAGACCTATGTGCGCACCCAGCGTGCGGCCCCGGTCGACTACGATGGTCCGGTCGCGCTTGGCGACACCCTGCCGGACAGCGTGACCACCTATGACGTGCCGCGCTACGAGCGCTATCACTGGACCTATATCCACGGCCAGAAGCTGTTGATCGACGAGCGCACGCACAAGATCGTCTCGATCGTCAACGACGAATGA
- a CDS encoding NCS2 family permease — translation MTITAGLDRHFRLAERGTSLRTEIAAGVTTFLTMAYIVAVNPSILGLAGMPVAAVAAATCFSAGIASILMGLTANVPLALAPGMGLNAYFTFTVVQQMHVAWPTALGCVFLSGCCFMLLTLAGVRRMIVSAIPPSLFAAVAGGIGLFIAFIGLRNAGVVVSNPDTSVALGNLKAPGAALSVLGLVLIVALTAWRVKGAMLIGILATTAAGWAIGLVHFTAQPYGLTELGKTAFALDIPGAFRLGGGGLLSMAEIVFVFLFVDVFDNIGTLVAVTRRAGLQTPEGEIPNLNRILIADAAASMIGALAGTSTVTSYVESAAGVQAGGRTGLAAIVTGLLFLATMLAAPFAQAVPLAATAPALILVGALMMAPVAEIAWEDPVQAIPGFLTLIMIPLTFSIANGLAFGVTAYAAIKLIRREARVGDWLLFLLAALFVARFVYMSAA, via the coding sequence TTGACCATCACGGCCGGCCTGGACCGCCATTTCCGACTGGCCGAGCGCGGCACGAGCCTGCGCACCGAGATCGCCGCGGGCGTCACCACCTTCCTGACCATGGCCTATATCGTGGCGGTCAATCCCTCGATCCTGGGCCTGGCCGGCATGCCCGTGGCGGCGGTGGCGGCGGCGACCTGCTTTTCGGCCGGGATCGCCAGCATCCTGATGGGCCTGACCGCCAACGTGCCCCTGGCGCTGGCCCCCGGCATGGGGCTGAACGCCTATTTCACCTTCACCGTGGTGCAGCAGATGCACGTGGCCTGGCCGACGGCGCTGGGCTGCGTGTTCCTGTCGGGCTGCTGCTTCATGCTGCTGACCCTGGCCGGCGTGCGGCGAATGATCGTCTCGGCCATTCCGCCCAGCCTGTTCGCGGCGGTGGCGGGCGGCATCGGCCTGTTCATCGCCTTCATCGGGCTTCGCAACGCCGGGGTGGTGGTCAGCAATCCCGACACCAGCGTGGCGCTTGGAAACCTCAAGGCGCCCGGCGCGGCGCTGTCGGTCCTCGGCCTGGTCCTGATCGTCGCCCTCACCGCCTGGCGGGTGAAGGGCGCCATGCTGATCGGCATCCTGGCGACCACCGCCGCCGGCTGGGCGATCGGCCTGGTCCACTTCACGGCCCAGCCCTACGGCCTGACCGAGCTCGGCAAGACCGCCTTCGCTCTCGATATCCCCGGCGCCTTCCGCCTGGGCGGCGGCGGGCTTCTGTCCATGGCCGAGATCGTGTTCGTGTTCCTGTTCGTCGATGTGTTCGACAATATCGGCACCCTGGTGGCTGTCACCCGCCGCGCAGGGCTGCAGACGCCCGAGGGCGAAATCCCCAATCTGAACCGCATCCTGATCGCCGACGCCGCCGCCAGCATGATCGGCGCCCTGGCCGGCACCAGCACCGTCACCAGCTATGTCGAGAGCGCGGCCGGGGTCCAGGCCGGCGGGCGCACAGGCCTCGCCGCCATCGTCACCGGGCTGCTGTTCCTGGCGACCATGCTGGCCGCGCCCTTCGCCCAGGCCGTGCCGCTGGCGGCCACGGCGCCGGCCCTGATCCTGGTCGGCGCCCTGATGATGGCGCCGGTGGCCGAGATCGCCTGGGAGGACCCGGTCCAGGCCATCCCCGGCTTTCTGACCCTGATCATGATCCCCCTGACCTTTTCCATCGCCAACGGCCTCGCCTTCGGCGTCACCGCCTATGCGGCGATCAAGCTGATCCGCCGCGAAGCTCGTGTTGGCGACTGGCTGCTGTTCCTGCTGGCGGCCCTCTTCGTCGCCCGCTTCGTCTATATGTCGGCCGCCTGA
- a CDS encoding GlsB/YeaQ/YmgE family stress response membrane protein yields the protein MGILAWLVVGLVAGWIGSLLVNRRGEGLVLDIVLGIVGAFVGGFLFNTFGHAGVSGVNLYSILVAVVGSVVVLVLYHAIAGRRAL from the coding sequence ATGGGCATTCTTGCTTGGCTCGTGGTCGGGCTCGTCGCGGGGTGGATCGGCAGCTTGCTGGTCAATCGACGCGGCGAGGGCCTGGTCCTCGACATCGTCCTCGGGATCGTCGGCGCCTTTGTCGGCGGCTTCCTGTTCAATACCTTTGGCCACGCCGGGGTCTCCGGCGTGAACCTCTACAGCATCCTGGTCGCTGTCGTCGGTTCGGTGGTGGTGCTGGTGCTGTACCACGCCATCGCGGGGCGACGCGCCCTGTAG
- a CDS encoding alpha-amylase family glycosyl hydrolase, with protein MTSVRPDPRQAAPAPSPKPEWWRGAVIYQVYPRSFADTNGDGVGDLPGVTARLDHIASLGVDGIWLSPFFKSPMRDFGYDISDYRAVDPIFGTLDDFDRLLARAHALGLKVIIDQVYSHTSDQHAWFQDSRSGRNSDKADWYVWADAKPDGSPPSNWQSVFGGPSWTWDARRGQYYLHNFLPSQPDLNLHNAEVQAEVLATARFWLDRGVDGFRLDAINFSMHNPALIDNPPVTEPGKRTRPFDFQQHIHNQSQPGITDFIERVRLVTDQYGAFTVAEVGGEHAEREMRLFTEGERRLNSAYGFDFLYADQLTPDVVRQAFETWPEAEGVGWPSWAFSNHDAPRAVSRWAAPEHRDAAVRQGLLLLMALRGNVFLYQGEELGLPQAEVPFDRLRDPEAIVNWPQTLGRDGARTPMPWSASAPHAGFSDAEPWLPVDPRHLALAVDAQEADAKSALALTRRLIALRKASPALRLGSFVLVAAPEPILAFERASDGQALICVFNLSPNRQTWTSFAGGRVLAQVGETDPASGQLGPYAGLILEQQA; from the coding sequence ATGACCTCAGTCCGTCCCGATCCCCGCCAAGCTGCGCCCGCCCCCTCGCCCAAGCCTGAATGGTGGCGCGGGGCGGTGATCTATCAGGTCTATCCGCGCAGCTTCGCCGACACCAACGGCGACGGCGTGGGCGACCTGCCCGGCGTCACCGCCCGCCTTGACCATATCGCCTCGCTGGGCGTGGACGGCATCTGGCTCTCGCCGTTCTTCAAGTCGCCCATGCGCGACTTCGGCTACGACATCTCGGACTATCGCGCCGTGGACCCGATCTTCGGGACCCTGGACGACTTCGACCGGCTCCTGGCCCGCGCCCACGCCCTGGGCCTGAAGGTGATCATCGACCAGGTCTATTCGCACACCTCCGACCAGCACGCCTGGTTCCAGGACAGCCGCTCGGGCCGCAACAGCGACAAGGCCGACTGGTACGTCTGGGCCGACGCCAAGCCGGACGGCTCGCCGCCCTCGAACTGGCAGTCGGTGTTCGGCGGCCCCTCCTGGACCTGGGACGCCCGCCGCGGTCAGTACTACCTGCACAACTTCCTGCCCAGCCAGCCGGACCTGAACCTGCACAACGCCGAGGTCCAAGCGGAGGTGCTGGCCACCGCCCGCTTCTGGCTGGACCGCGGGGTCGATGGCTTTCGCCTGGATGCGATCAACTTTTCCATGCACAACCCAGCCCTGATCGACAATCCGCCGGTCACCGAGCCTGGCAAGCGCACCCGGCCGTTCGACTTCCAGCAGCACATCCACAACCAGTCCCAGCCTGGCATCACCGACTTCATCGAACGGGTGCGGCTGGTCACCGACCAGTATGGCGCCTTCACCGTGGCCGAGGTCGGCGGCGAGCACGCCGAGCGCGAGATGCGGTTGTTCACCGAGGGTGAGCGGCGGCTGAACAGCGCCTACGGCTTCGACTTCCTCTATGCCGACCAGTTGACCCCGGACGTGGTGCGCCAGGCCTTCGAGACCTGGCCCGAGGCCGAGGGCGTGGGCTGGCCCAGCTGGGCCTTCTCCAATCACGACGCGCCGCGGGCCGTCAGCCGCTGGGCGGCGCCTGAGCATCGTGACGCCGCCGTGCGCCAGGGGCTGCTGCTCTTGATGGCCCTGCGTGGCAACGTCTTCCTCTACCAGGGCGAGGAGCTGGGCCTGCCCCAGGCCGAGGTGCCGTTCGACCGGCTGCGCGACCCCGAGGCGATCGTCAACTGGCCCCAGACCCTCGGCCGCGACGGCGCGCGAACGCCCATGCCGTGGAGCGCGAGTGCGCCCCATGCCGGCTTCTCCGACGCCGAGCCCTGGCTGCCGGTCGATCCCCGTCACCTGGCCCTGGCGGTTGACGCTCAGGAGGCCGACGCAAAATCCGCTCTCGCCCTCACCCGCCGCCTGATCGCCCTTCGCAAGGCCTCGCCGGCGCTGCGCCTCGGCTCGTTCGTGCTCGTTGCGGCGCCCGAGCCGATCCTGGCCTTCGAGCGCGCCAGCGACGGCCAGGCCCTCATCTGCGTCTTCAACCTCTCGCCCAACCGCCAGACCTGGACGTCGTTCGCCGGCGGGCGCGTACTGGCCCAGGTGGGCGAGACGGATCCCGCCTCTGGACAGCTCGGCCCCTATGCCGGCCTGATCCTGGAACAGCAGGCGTGA
- a CDS encoding MFS transporter: protein MQKPRLRFGQIWNLCFGFFGIQIGFGLQNANTSRIFQTLGADVDKLAILWIAAPLTGMLVQPIIGHMSDKTWGPLGRRRPYFLAGALLSTAALLFMPSAPVLWLAAGTLWVMDASINVTMEPFRAFVGDLLPEEQRTTGFATQSFFIGAGAVFASALPWMLSHWLHVANTAPAGVTPPSVRIAYYVGGVCLLLAVLWTIASSKEYSPEEAARFASPVDPTAVHAARRSPSFYLKGGGLCLALGALVTLAVRAFALGKEVYVLGGLIALFGLAQLAAGSLRAAGRGAGGLTEVVDDLFAMPKVMRQLAVVQFFTWFGLFAMWIYTTAAVTSFHYGVHDTASKAYNEGADWVGVLFAVYNGVGALSAFALPALAARIGRRQAHALALTLGALGLASFMLIRDPQMLWAPMIGVGIAWASILSAPYSILSGAAPAAKMGVYMGIFNIFIVTPQLLAATLLGLMLKTFFAGQPIWALAVGGASLGLAALAVLAVADDADPARAKRAVA from the coding sequence GTGCAGAAGCCGAGATTGAGGTTCGGGCAGATCTGGAACCTGTGCTTCGGCTTCTTCGGCATCCAGATCGGCTTTGGCCTGCAGAACGCCAATACCAGCCGCATCTTCCAGACCCTCGGCGCCGATGTCGACAAGCTGGCCATTCTGTGGATCGCCGCGCCCCTGACCGGCATGCTGGTGCAGCCGATCATCGGCCACATGAGCGACAAGACCTGGGGTCCGCTCGGCCGCCGCCGACCTTATTTCCTGGCGGGCGCCCTGCTCTCCACCGCCGCCCTGCTGTTCATGCCCAGCGCGCCGGTGCTGTGGCTGGCTGCGGGGACCCTCTGGGTGATGGACGCCTCGATCAATGTCACCATGGAGCCGTTCCGCGCCTTCGTCGGCGACCTTCTGCCCGAGGAGCAGCGCACCACCGGCTTCGCCACCCAGAGCTTCTTCATCGGCGCGGGGGCGGTGTTCGCCTCGGCCCTACCTTGGATGCTGAGCCACTGGCTGCATGTGGCCAACACCGCCCCGGCCGGCGTGACGCCGCCCTCGGTGCGCATCGCCTACTATGTCGGCGGGGTCTGCCTGCTGCTGGCCGTGCTCTGGACCATCGCCAGCAGCAAGGAATATTCGCCGGAAGAAGCCGCCCGCTTCGCCAGCCCGGTCGATCCGACAGCCGTCCATGCGGCCCGCCGGTCGCCGAGCTTCTACCTCAAGGGCGGCGGCCTCTGCCTCGCCCTGGGCGCCCTGGTGACGCTGGCGGTGCGCGCCTTCGCGCTCGGCAAGGAGGTCTATGTCCTCGGCGGCTTGATCGCCCTGTTCGGCCTGGCCCAGCTCGCGGCCGGGAGCTTGCGGGCCGCGGGCCGCGGAGCCGGCGGCCTGACCGAGGTGGTCGACGATCTCTTCGCCATGCCCAAGGTCATGCGGCAGCTGGCCGTGGTGCAGTTCTTCACCTGGTTCGGCCTGTTCGCCATGTGGATCTACACCACCGCGGCGGTGACCAGCTTCCACTACGGCGTCCATGACACCGCCTCGAAGGCCTACAACGAAGGCGCCGACTGGGTCGGGGTGCTGTTTGCGGTCTACAATGGCGTGGGCGCGCTGAGCGCCTTCGCCCTGCCGGCGCTGGCCGCCCGCATCGGCCGGCGGCAGGCTCATGCCCTGGCCCTCACCCTGGGCGCCCTCGGCCTTGCGTCCTTCATGCTGATCCGCGATCCGCAGATGCTGTGGGCGCCGATGATCGGGGTGGGAATCGCCTGGGCCTCGATCCTGTCCGCGCCCTATTCGATCCTCTCGGGCGCCGCGCCGGCCGCCAAGATGGGCGTCTATATGGGCATCTTCAACATCTTCATCGTCACCCCCCAGCTCCTGGCGGCCACCCTGCTTGGCCTGATGCTGAAGACCTTCTTCGCCGGCCAGCCGATCTGGGCCCTGGCGGTCGGCGGCGCCTCCCTGGGCCTCGCCGCCCTCGCCGTCCTGGCCGTGGCCGACGACGCGGACCCGGCGCGGGCGAAACGGGCCGTCGCCTGA
- a CDS encoding alpha-amylase family glycosyl hydrolase, whose amino-acid sequence MKSSLAMLAALLLGAGSLAPMAWASEPAGPAASFRDRLPEDEVVYFLLPDRFANGDPANDRGGLGGDRLSTGFDPTSKAFYNGGDLKGLTQHLDYIQGLGVTAVWVAPVFTNKAVSGPPGHESAGYHGYWITDFTDIDPHFGTRADFKALVDAAHARGMKVYMDIVANHTADVIRYRECPKNDCTYRSKADYPYVRRGGVNGPAINDGFQGDDADHQTMENFSKLKDPDWAYTPYVPAGEARAKKPDWLNDPIYYHNRGNSIFKGESSIYGDFAGLDDVQTEDPRVLAGFIDIYGRWIDDFGVDGFRIDTVRHVGREFWTAFVPAMAARAKARGIPNFHVFGEIYDPDPAVLASFSRAAPPLAPLDFAFQGAVTDVVAKGEAPSRLARLFAADADYAGGPDSARKLPTFLGNHDMGRFAWFVKQANPTASDDEVLRRVVLGHAMMFFLRGQPVIYAGDEQGFVGTGGDQDSRQPLFASQVTEYIRTPLIGTKASAAQDHFDPGHPIYRALAEMAAVRAADPALRRGDQVVRAADEAPGLFAVSRHDPVSGAETLVVFNTSTAPITARISVDDRSRSWRALHGTCASAAAAPTSYPVSLAGLDYIICTSSGVQ is encoded by the coding sequence ATGAAGTCGAGCTTGGCGATGCTGGCCGCTTTGCTGCTCGGCGCCGGTTCGCTCGCGCCGATGGCCTGGGCGAGCGAACCGGCCGGCCCCGCCGCCTCATTCCGCGACCGCCTGCCCGAGGACGAGGTCGTCTACTTCCTGTTGCCCGACCGGTTCGCCAATGGCGATCCGGCCAACGACCGCGGCGGCCTGGGCGGCGACCGGCTCTCGACCGGCTTCGACCCCACCTCCAAGGCCTTCTACAACGGCGGCGACCTGAAGGGTCTGACCCAGCATCTGGACTATATCCAGGGCCTCGGCGTGACCGCCGTCTGGGTGGCGCCGGTCTTCACGAACAAGGCTGTCTCAGGCCCGCCGGGCCACGAATCGGCCGGCTATCACGGCTACTGGATCACCGACTTCACCGACATCGACCCGCACTTCGGCACGCGAGCGGACTTCAAGGCCCTGGTCGACGCCGCGCACGCCCGCGGGATGAAGGTCTATATGGACATCGTCGCCAATCACACGGCCGACGTGATCCGCTATCGCGAGTGCCCCAAGAACGACTGCACCTACCGCTCCAAGGCCGACTATCCCTATGTGCGGCGCGGCGGGGTGAACGGTCCGGCGATCAATGACGGCTTCCAAGGCGACGACGCCGACCACCAGACGATGGAGAACTTCTCCAAGCTCAAGGACCCGGACTGGGCCTACACGCCCTATGTCCCGGCGGGCGAGGCGCGCGCCAAGAAGCCGGACTGGCTGAACGATCCGATCTACTACCACAACCGCGGAAACTCGATCTTCAAGGGCGAAAGCTCGATTTATGGCGACTTCGCCGGCCTGGACGACGTCCAGACCGAGGATCCGCGGGTGCTGGCGGGCTTCATCGACATCTATGGCCGCTGGATCGACGATTTCGGCGTCGACGGCTTCCGCATCGACACCGTGCGGCACGTGGGCCGCGAGTTCTGGACCGCCTTCGTCCCGGCCATGGCCGCCCGCGCCAAAGCCAGGGGCATTCCGAACTTCCATGTGTTCGGCGAGATCTATGACCCCGACCCCGCGGTCCTGGCCAGCTTCAGCCGAGCGGCGCCGCCGCTGGCGCCGCTGGACTTCGCCTTCCAGGGCGCGGTCACCGACGTCGTGGCCAAAGGCGAAGCGCCGTCGCGGCTGGCGCGGCTGTTCGCCGCCGACGCCGACTATGCCGGCGGCCCGGACAGCGCGCGAAAGCTGCCGACCTTCCTCGGCAACCACGACATGGGCCGCTTCGCCTGGTTCGTAAAGCAGGCCAATCCCACGGCCAGCGACGACGAGGTCCTGCGCCGGGTGGTCCTGGGCCATGCCATGATGTTCTTCCTGCGCGGCCAGCCGGTGATCTACGCCGGCGACGAGCAGGGCTTCGTCGGGACCGGCGGCGACCAGGACTCGCGCCAACCGCTGTTCGCCAGCCAGGTAACCGAATACATCAGGACACCGCTGATCGGGACCAAGGCCTCGGCGGCCCAGGACCACTTCGACCCCGGCCACCCCATCTATCGCGCCCTGGCCGAGATGGCCGCCGTACGGGCCGCCGACCCGGCCCTGCGCCGCGGCGACCAGGTGGTCCGCGCGGCCGACGAGGCGCCCGGCCTGTTCGCAGTCTCGCGCCACGACCCGGTCTCGGGCGCCGAGACGCTGGTGGTGTTCAACACCAGCACCGCGCCGATCACCGCCAGGATCAGCGTCGACGACCGATCACGATCCTGGCGCGCCCTGCATGGGACCTGCGCTTCCGCCGCCGCCGCGCCGACCAGCTATCCGGTCAGCCTCGCCGGCCTCGACTACATCATCTGCACCTCGTCCGGCGTTCAATGA
- a CDS encoding acylphosphatase, whose translation MQQSLVRLIIHGRVQGVGYRAWAVDEARRLDLSGWVRNRREGTVELVARGLETDVERLIEACQRGPAGAQVTRIERAAAEDDGGQGFHHRPTA comes from the coding sequence GTGCAGCAGAGCCTCGTCCGCCTGATCATCCACGGCCGTGTCCAGGGCGTCGGCTACCGCGCCTGGGCCGTCGACGAGGCCCGGCGCCTCGACCTCTCCGGCTGGGTGCGCAATCGCCGCGAGGGCACGGTCGAGCTCGTGGCCAGGGGCCTCGAGACCGACGTCGAACGGCTGATCGAGGCGTGCCAGCGCGGCCCGGCCGGCGCGCAGGTGACCCGGATCGAGCGGGCTGCCGCGGAAGATGACGGCGGCCAGGGCTTTCACCATCGACCGACGGCCTGA